One Gloeobacter morelensis MG652769 DNA window includes the following coding sequences:
- a CDS encoding O-methyltransferase produces MADDDSRTGRTHYTSPAIRAYLDDLYLPPDPDLAYAVAELDRAGMPRIQVSATEGKILYLLVQMIRARRVVEFGTLSGYSGLWILKAMGQDGHLWTCEYNPEHARVARGVFERAGYGPQVSVFEGPGLQSLDKLAHFAPFDAVFLDADKSGYARYARWAFEHLRPGGLIIGDNTYLFGYLAGRAPDHQWNAQAIEAMRDFHAFVAAHCTAVCLPTPDGLTVGMKPY; encoded by the coding sequence ATGGCGGACGACGACTCGCGCACCGGTAGAACCCACTACACCAGCCCAGCCATACGGGCTTACCTCGACGATCTTTACCTTCCCCCAGATCCGGACCTAGCCTATGCCGTGGCTGAACTCGACCGCGCGGGGATGCCGCGCATCCAGGTCTCCGCCACCGAGGGCAAGATTCTCTACCTGCTTGTGCAGATGATCCGGGCGCGCAGGGTGGTTGAATTCGGGACCCTCTCCGGCTACTCGGGTCTGTGGATACTCAAGGCGATGGGCCAGGACGGCCATCTGTGGACCTGCGAGTACAACCCCGAGCACGCCCGGGTGGCGCGGGGAGTCTTCGAGCGAGCGGGCTACGGCCCGCAGGTGAGCGTTTTTGAAGGACCGGGCCTGCAAAGCCTCGACAAGCTGGCCCACTTCGCTCCCTTTGACGCCGTCTTCCTGGATGCCGACAAATCCGGCTATGCCCGCTACGCCCGCTGGGCCTTTGAGCACCTCAGGCCGGGGGGCCTGATTATCGGCGACAACACCTATCTGTTTGGCTACCTGGCCGGGCGCGCACCGGACCATCAGTGGAATGCGCAAGCTATCGAGGCGATGCGCGACTTTCATGCCTTTGTCGCTGCCCACTGCACCGCTGTCTGTTTACCTACCCCCGACGGCCTCACCGTCGGCATGAAACCCTACTGA
- a CDS encoding aldo/keto reductase: MAEELNRREFLVAGFAAAAAAGASAPAAAVGTLPARILGRTGEQVTLLGLGGASTRTPLSNGRREEAIAIVERALALGINYFDTAATYGTSEDYLGEVASRRRKDMFLATKSDERTRDGAWRELERSLRRLRTDYIDLWQMHRASLPERDTAPAFAKDGAIRAVEEAKAQKLIRFAGVTGHHRTDVLADWLERYPFDTLLTVVNAVDTHHADSFIRKLLPVARAKNVGVIAMKVPAYGQILSDLDIKSAMHYALSQPGVACCIIACDSVAMLEANVAAARDFAPLTAEQQAQITARTANSWQRASFYRSWT; this comes from the coding sequence ATGGCCGAAGAACTGAACCGTCGCGAATTTCTCGTCGCAGGGTTTGCGGCGGCGGCCGCGGCCGGGGCCAGTGCGCCCGCCGCCGCCGTGGGTACGCTTCCTGCGCGGATTTTGGGGCGTACGGGGGAGCAGGTGACGCTCTTGGGTCTTGGGGGCGCTTCGACGCGCACGCCCCTCTCCAACGGTCGGCGGGAGGAGGCGATCGCAATTGTTGAGCGCGCCCTTGCTCTGGGGATCAACTACTTCGACACCGCCGCCACCTACGGCACCAGCGAGGATTACCTGGGCGAGGTGGCCTCGCGCCGCCGCAAAGACATGTTTCTGGCCACCAAAAGCGACGAGCGCACCCGCGACGGAGCCTGGCGCGAACTGGAGCGTTCGCTCAGGCGCCTGCGCACCGACTACATCGATCTGTGGCAGATGCACCGCGCCTCACTGCCAGAGCGCGACACCGCCCCGGCCTTCGCCAAAGACGGCGCCATCCGTGCTGTCGAAGAAGCCAAAGCCCAGAAACTGATTCGCTTTGCCGGGGTCACCGGCCACCACCGCACCGATGTGCTCGCCGACTGGCTGGAGCGCTACCCCTTCGATACGTTGCTCACCGTGGTCAACGCCGTCGATACCCACCACGCCGACTCGTTTATTCGCAAACTGCTGCCGGTGGCGCGGGCGAAGAACGTCGGGGTGATCGCCATGAAGGTGCCCGCCTACGGCCAGATCCTCTCGGATCTAGACATCAAATCAGCCATGCACTACGCACTGTCGCAGCCGGGGGTAGCCTGCTGCATCATCGCCTGCGACAGCGTCGCCATGCTCGAAGCCAACGTCGCCGCCGCCCGCGATTTTGCGCCGCTTACCGCCGAGCAGCAGGCACAGATTACTGCCCGCACGGCAAACTCCTGGCAGCGGGCCAGTTTCTATCGCAGCTGGACATAG
- the galE gene encoding UDP-glucose 4-epimerase GalE, with product MILVTGGAGYIGSHVVLALQAAGFEVLVYDNLVYGHAEFVPAPMLIRGDLEDRVGLARLFAAHPIEAVIHMAAYAYVGESVTKPAVYYRNNVYGTLCLLEAMVEAGVQQIVFSSTCATYGEPEQIPITETHPQRPINPYGFTKLVVERMLRDFDRAYGLRSVVFRYFNAAGADPDARVGEDHDPETHIIPLVLDVALGRRPHITVFGCDYDTPDGTCVRDYIHVSDLADAHVLGLKYLKSGGPTEVFNLGNGSGFSVQQVIDTAGQVAGRKIGVQMGARRPGDPATLVGSAERAREILGWQPRFADLQTIVRTAWTWHQKRFGS from the coding sequence ATGATTTTGGTGACAGGCGGCGCCGGCTACATCGGCTCCCATGTGGTTCTTGCTCTACAGGCCGCGGGCTTCGAGGTGCTGGTGTACGACAACCTGGTTTATGGCCATGCCGAGTTTGTCCCGGCCCCGATGCTGATCCGCGGCGACCTTGAAGATCGCGTGGGGCTCGCGCGCCTGTTTGCCGCGCATCCGATCGAGGCGGTCATCCACATGGCGGCCTACGCCTACGTGGGCGAATCGGTCACCAAACCCGCCGTCTACTACCGCAACAACGTCTACGGCACGCTCTGTCTGCTAGAGGCGATGGTCGAAGCCGGCGTCCAGCAAATCGTCTTCTCCTCTACCTGCGCCACCTACGGCGAACCCGAACAGATCCCGATCACCGAAACCCATCCCCAGCGACCCATCAACCCCTACGGATTCACCAAGCTGGTGGTCGAGCGGATGCTGCGCGACTTCGACCGCGCCTATGGCCTGAGATCGGTGGTCTTTCGCTACTTCAACGCCGCGGGCGCTGATCCCGACGCCCGGGTCGGCGAAGACCACGATCCTGAGACCCATATCATTCCGCTGGTGCTCGATGTCGCCCTCGGTCGTCGGCCCCACATCACCGTCTTCGGCTGCGACTACGACACCCCCGACGGCACCTGCGTGCGCGACTACATCCATGTCAGCGACCTGGCCGACGCCCATGTGCTGGGATTGAAATACCTCAAATCCGGCGGCCCGACCGAGGTGTTCAACCTGGGCAACGGCAGCGGCTTTTCGGTGCAACAAGTGATCGACACGGCCGGACAAGTCGCCGGACGCAAAATAGGCGTGCAGATGGGTGCGCGCCGTCCCGGCGACCCGGCGACGCTGGTGGGTTCCGCCGAGCGCGCCCGCGAGATTCTCGGCTGGCAACCGCGCTTTGCGGATTTGCAGACCATCGTCCGCACCGCCTGGACCTGGCACCAGAAACGCTTCGGCAGCTAA
- a CDS encoding elongation factor G, translating to MNTSTSAHWRSIAIVGPYQSGKSTLLESLLFVTGAISRKGAVEDGNSVADGTAEARARQMGVEVNAAFAEYQGVQLSFLDCPGSIEFAQETWNALIGVDAAIVVCEPEAARALTVAPLLKFLDDWQIPHGLFINKMDRASTPLKEVLAALQSISSRPLALRQFPIGQGDRLSGFIDLVSEQAWQYHPGGPPDPIALPEIYRSDEQAARAELLEVLAEFDDHLLEELVEEIEPPEAEIRTDLKRDLEDDLIVPVFCGVALRDFGVRPLLAALLSEVPEAACSARHRGIAAIGPPVAQVLKTFYSAQSGKLSLVRVWRGVFTDGAQLGGARLAGLYRLCGQQQTVLAAAGPGEIVALGRLEGIKTGDTLALGSQEAPLATPTPLTPVFALAIAPEKRADEVKFSAAVAKLLEEDPSLRWEQNSSTREVVLWGQGEIHLQVALDRLRRKYNLPMQSHPPQVPYRETIRRAWSSHGRYKHQTGGHGQFGDVYLDIRPLGRGEGFQFAETIVGGAVPRQYIPGVEAGVREALERGPLGYPVVDVAVTLTNGSYHTVDSSEQAFKQAARIAMHEGLARCEPVLLEPIVELDVSVPVEFTARALRLLSGKRGQILHYQGDGERRDWDCINAFLPLAQMNEFAVELRSLSLGVGCFAWRPAHLQQVPEKLAERLLART from the coding sequence ATGAACACCAGCACGAGCGCGCATTGGCGCAGTATTGCGATTGTAGGCCCCTACCAGAGCGGCAAATCGACGCTGTTAGAAAGCCTGCTGTTCGTGACGGGAGCCATCTCCCGCAAGGGTGCCGTCGAGGACGGCAACAGCGTCGCCGACGGTACCGCCGAGGCGCGCGCCCGCCAGATGGGCGTCGAGGTCAACGCTGCCTTTGCCGAATACCAGGGGGTGCAGTTGAGCTTTTTGGATTGCCCGGGGTCGATCGAGTTTGCCCAGGAAACCTGGAATGCGCTGATCGGTGTGGACGCGGCGATCGTCGTCTGCGAACCGGAGGCGGCCCGGGCCTTGACTGTGGCGCCGCTGCTCAAGTTTCTCGATGACTGGCAAATTCCCCACGGGCTTTTTATCAACAAGATGGACCGGGCCAGTACCCCCCTAAAAGAGGTTCTAGCTGCACTGCAGTCGATCTCAAGCCGTCCCCTCGCCCTGCGCCAGTTCCCGATTGGCCAGGGCGATCGTTTAAGCGGGTTTATCGATTTGGTGAGCGAGCAGGCCTGGCAATACCACCCCGGCGGCCCTCCCGACCCGATTGCACTACCGGAGATTTATCGCAGCGACGAGCAGGCGGCCCGGGCCGAACTGCTCGAAGTGCTCGCCGAGTTCGACGATCACCTGCTCGAAGAACTGGTCGAAGAAATCGAGCCGCCCGAGGCGGAAATTCGCACCGACCTCAAGCGCGACCTCGAAGACGATCTGATCGTGCCGGTGTTCTGCGGGGTGGCGCTGCGCGATTTTGGGGTCAGGCCGCTGCTGGCCGCGCTGCTCTCGGAGGTGCCGGAGGCGGCCTGTTCTGCCCGCCACCGGGGTATCGCCGCCATAGGCCCGCCTGTGGCCCAGGTGCTCAAGACGTTTTATTCGGCCCAGAGCGGCAAACTTTCGCTGGTGCGCGTCTGGCGCGGAGTGTTTACCGACGGCGCCCAGCTGGGCGGCGCGCGCCTCGCCGGGTTGTACCGGCTGTGCGGCCAGCAGCAGACGGTCCTCGCGGCGGCCGGGCCCGGTGAGATTGTCGCCTTAGGCCGCCTTGAAGGGATCAAAACCGGTGATACCCTGGCGCTTGGGTCCCAGGAAGCTCCCCTGGCAACCCCCACGCCGCTCACCCCGGTTTTTGCCCTCGCCATCGCCCCCGAAAAGCGCGCCGATGAGGTCAAATTCAGCGCCGCCGTCGCCAAATTGCTCGAAGAAGACCCATCGCTCCGTTGGGAGCAGAACAGCAGCACGCGCGAGGTGGTGCTCTGGGGCCAGGGCGAAATTCACCTGCAGGTGGCCCTCGACCGGTTGCGGCGCAAGTACAACCTGCCGATGCAGTCCCACCCGCCGCAGGTGCCCTACCGCGAGACCATCCGCCGCGCCTGGTCAAGTCACGGGCGCTACAAGCACCAGACCGGCGGCCACGGCCAGTTTGGCGATGTCTATCTCGATATCCGGCCTCTGGGGCGCGGCGAAGGGTTTCAATTTGCCGAGACGATTGTGGGCGGCGCGGTGCCCCGGCAGTACATCCCCGGCGTGGAGGCGGGCGTGCGCGAAGCGCTGGAGCGCGGGCCTCTGGGCTACCCGGTGGTGGACGTGGCGGTCACCCTCACCAATGGCTCCTACCACACCGTCGATAGTTCCGAGCAGGCGTTCAAGCAGGCGGCCCGCATCGCGATGCACGAGGGCCTCGCCCGCTGCGAGCCGGTGCTGCTCGAACCGATTGTCGAGCTTGATGTCTCGGTGCCGGTAGAATTTACCGCCCGCGCCCTGCGCCTGCTCAGCGGCAAACGCGGCCAGATCCTCCACTACCAGGGCGATGGAGAGCGCCGCGACTGGGACTGCATCAACGCCTTTTTGCCCCTGGCTCAGATGAACGAATTTGCCGTCGAGCTGCGCTCGCTGAGTCTTGGTGTCGGCTGTTTTGCCTGGCGGCCCGCCCACCTGCAGCAGGTGCCGGAAAAACTCGCCGAGCGTCTTCTGGCGCGCACTTGA
- a CDS encoding type 1 glutamine amidotransferase domain-containing protein: MADLSRLRVAVLATDGFEETELTEPMRALQRAGAHVEIIAPEAGEIQAFRHHDKSVRVAVDRTLNEAQPTQYDALVLPGGTFNADALRVDPKVQAFVRNMHQSGKPIAAICHAPWILISTGLVQGRTLTSYHTLQDDVRNAGGRWQDREVIVEGNWVTSRKPDDLPAFNRELLNQLSALPGRV; the protein is encoded by the coding sequence ATGGCCGATCTGTCGCGCCTGCGGGTGGCGGTGCTCGCTACCGATGGCTTTGAAGAAACGGAACTGACCGAGCCGATGCGTGCCCTCCAACGAGCGGGTGCCCATGTCGAGATTATTGCGCCCGAAGCGGGAGAGATCCAGGCGTTTCGCCACCACGACAAGAGCGTGCGTGTTGCTGTCGACCGAACGCTCAACGAAGCACAACCGACCCAATACGACGCTCTGGTGCTGCCTGGAGGAACATTCAACGCCGATGCACTGCGTGTCGATCCCAAGGTGCAGGCTTTTGTGCGCAATATGCACCAGTCCGGCAAACCCATCGCCGCCATTTGCCATGCCCCGTGGATCTTGATCTCGACGGGGCTGGTGCAAGGGCGGACGCTCACCAGCTATCACACACTCCAAGATGATGTCCGCAATGCTGGGGGGCGATGGCAAGATCGCGAGGTGATCGTCGAGGGCAACTGGGTAACCAGCCGCAAACCGGACGATCTACCGGCATTCAACCGGGAACTACTCAACCAACTGAGTGCGCTGCCCGGTCGGGTCTGA
- a CDS encoding Dps family protein, with product MPKLNIGLSTEQREGVIDLLNRDLSDAYLVLIKTKKYHWDVVGPQFRSLHTLWEEQYEALTTNIDALAERARALGGYPVGTAKGFLEYASVKEHAGDIPNAQGMVANLLADHELIIRNLREHVDACSEKFGDEGTADFLTGLMEQHEEMAWMLRSFIEGEAIEPTPSRTPGSDVRAHAELK from the coding sequence ATGCCTAAGTTGAACATTGGCCTGAGCACTGAACAGCGGGAGGGTGTCATCGACCTGCTCAATCGGGATTTGTCCGATGCCTACCTGGTGCTCATCAAGACCAAGAAGTACCACTGGGACGTGGTGGGGCCCCAGTTTCGTTCGCTCCATACGCTCTGGGAAGAGCAGTACGAAGCGTTGACCACCAACATCGATGCGCTTGCAGAGCGTGCACGGGCTCTAGGCGGCTACCCGGTCGGTACCGCCAAGGGCTTTCTTGAGTATGCCTCGGTCAAAGAGCACGCCGGCGATATCCCGAACGCCCAGGGGATGGTAGCCAATTTGCTTGCCGACCACGAGCTCATCATCCGCAACCTGCGCGAGCACGTCGATGCCTGTTCTGAGAAGTTCGGCGATGAAGGCACGGCGGACTTTTTGACCGGCCTGATGGAGCAGCACGAGGAGATGGCCTGGATGTTGCGCTCGTTTATCGAGGGTGAAGCGATCGAGCCTACTCCCAGCCGTACCCCTGGGTCGGATGTGCGCGCCCACGCTGAGCTGAAGTAG
- a CDS encoding AbrB family transcriptional regulator produces the protein MTPVSGKELLKLIKQNPGKSAKQLAEMAGYTTVTKTGQKRVKMLAFQSAVLEANNIAIKPEQEEVETVRGGRKASYRIQVQQNGNLLIGSAYTRQMGLIPGTEFEIQIGRKHIKLVQVGMPGSGEDYGEAAESKELMAV, from the coding sequence ATGACGCCTGTCAGCGGCAAAGAGTTACTGAAGCTTATCAAACAGAACCCCGGCAAATCCGCCAAACAGCTTGCTGAGATGGCAGGCTACACGACCGTGACTAAGACCGGTCAAAAACGCGTCAAGATGCTCGCCTTTCAAAGTGCGGTGCTCGAGGCCAACAACATTGCCATCAAGCCCGAACAAGAAGAAGTAGAAACCGTTCGCGGTGGTCGCAAGGCAAGCTACCGCATCCAGGTTCAGCAAAACGGCAATCTGCTCATTGGCTCGGCCTATACCCGCCAGATGGGCTTGATTCCCGGCACTGAATTTGAGATTCAGATCGGCCGCAAGCACATCAAGCTCGTCCAGGTAGGCATGCCCGGAAGCGGCGAAGATTATGGCGAAGCCGCCGAATCGAAGGAACTCATGGCAGTTTGA
- a CDS encoding Uma2 family endonuclease, translated as MVLETWPAAEQRVLLHNVPWQTFEHLLEVLGDTRAARLAYDQGTLEIMSPIDRHESAKSLIGRLIETWSFFQDIDIASRGSLTLRREDLARGVEPDECYYIQNESSIRGVAHTDLRRDPPPDLGVEIDITSPSSLRIAIYAALGVPEVWRYNGETLQVFCLEPQGGYLMPSASRVLAGFPVERVAQWLEQAKIVGESAVVRQFMAEFG; from the coding sequence ATGGTGTTGGAAACATGGCCGGCGGCCGAGCAAAGAGTCCTATTGCACAATGTGCCCTGGCAGACCTTCGAGCATCTGCTGGAAGTGTTGGGGGACACAAGGGCGGCCAGGCTTGCCTACGATCAGGGAACCCTGGAGATCATGAGTCCAATCGATCGGCACGAATCGGCAAAATCGTTGATCGGCAGATTGATCGAAACTTGGAGTTTCTTTCAGGACATAGATATTGCCAGCCGGGGTTCCCTCACCCTGCGGCGCGAAGACCTGGCCCGTGGGGTCGAGCCGGACGAGTGTTACTACATTCAAAACGAAAGTTCCATCCGGGGTGTTGCGCACACCGACCTTCGCCGCGATCCGCCCCCGGATCTGGGGGTGGAAATCGACATCACCAGCCCCTCCTCGCTGCGCATAGCCATCTATGCGGCCCTGGGGGTGCCCGAAGTCTGGCGCTACAACGGCGAGACGCTGCAGGTCTTCTGCCTGGAACCGCAGGGTGGCTACCTGATGCCATCTGCCAGTCGGGTGCTGGCTGGATTTCCCGTCGAACGGGTGGCGCAGTGGCTTGAGCAGGCGAAGATTGTTGGCGAGAGCGCCGTTGTCCGACAATTTATGGCGGAGTTTGGCTGA
- a CDS encoding aspartyl/asparaginyl beta-hydroxylase domain-containing protein — protein sequence MAGSTKLYYDAGQFEFVAQLETHWQTIRQELEHLGDGDFIAWPEKYLYGQGWDIFGLYAFGIKVGANCKLCPETTRLIEQIPGLVSAGFSSLKPGTHIAPHTGYPDGLLRCHLGLIVPDGSALRVGEAVRSWREGCCLVFDDTTEHEAWNQGSFTRIVLLLDFKAPAGLLSVPVKPESKGLAALFGLLKKK from the coding sequence TTGGCTGGCAGCACTAAGTTGTACTACGACGCAGGACAATTCGAATTCGTCGCGCAACTGGAGACCCACTGGCAGACAATCCGCCAGGAACTTGAACATCTAGGTGACGGCGATTTTATCGCCTGGCCCGAAAAATATTTGTATGGTCAGGGCTGGGACATTTTTGGCCTCTATGCCTTTGGGATCAAAGTCGGCGCCAACTGCAAACTTTGCCCCGAGACGACCCGGCTGATCGAGCAGATCCCCGGTCTGGTGAGCGCCGGTTTTTCTTCGCTCAAGCCGGGCACCCATATCGCCCCGCACACCGGTTATCCGGACGGTCTGTTGCGGTGTCACCTGGGACTAATCGTCCCGGACGGCAGCGCGCTGCGGGTGGGAGAAGCGGTGCGAAGCTGGCGAGAAGGGTGTTGTCTGGTTTTTGACGACACCACCGAGCACGAAGCCTGGAATCAGGGCAGCTTTACCCGTATCGTATTGCTGCTTGACTTCAAGGCGCCGGCGGGTTTGCTATCTGTGCCGGTAAAACCCGAAAGCAAGGGTCTGGCTGCGTTGTTCGGGTTATTGAAAAAGAAGTAG
- a CDS encoding DUF362 domain-containing protein: MRVHLVDAEKFVYVPPAAAHDARQILIKPNLGYPAGPPVTVGLSVLGEVIAGIRRVNGSAEILIVEGVCHRLEAEVIARKLGLGALLSEGVRFLDADSLPCKPYPNRATVPQRFAELWAPQLLEEVDCRISVGALKRTILKEAVLMSCALKNLYGLFPRERYRARSPYARGQLHRPDVHRVICDVYTTIGILFDGAVVDGSQKFISKDWQPDVGTPAPCGKVIWGDDLLAVDREACRVAGEGMPAYLELIDRT, encoded by the coding sequence ATGCGTGTTCACCTCGTCGACGCCGAAAAGTTTGTCTATGTGCCCCCGGCTGCCGCCCATGACGCCCGGCAAATCCTGATCAAACCCAACCTGGGCTACCCGGCAGGGCCGCCGGTGACGGTGGGTCTGTCTGTACTGGGCGAGGTGATTGCCGGTATTCGCCGGGTCAACGGCTCTGCGGAGATCTTGATTGTCGAAGGCGTTTGCCACCGGTTGGAGGCTGAGGTGATCGCCCGTAAATTGGGTCTGGGAGCCCTGCTCAGCGAGGGTGTACGTTTTCTGGATGCCGACAGCCTGCCCTGCAAACCCTATCCCAACCGGGCAACGGTTCCCCAGCGCTTCGCCGAGTTGTGGGCGCCACAGCTGTTGGAAGAGGTCGACTGCCGCATCAGCGTCGGCGCCTTGAAGCGCACCATCCTCAAAGAGGCTGTGCTGATGAGTTGTGCGCTCAAAAATCTCTATGGCCTGTTTCCGCGCGAGCGCTATCGGGCGCGCAGTCCCTATGCGCGCGGCCAACTGCACCGCCCCGATGTGCACCGGGTCATTTGCGATGTATACACGACCATCGGCATCCTCTTCGACGGTGCGGTCGTGGACGGGAGCCAAAAATTTATCAGCAAAGACTGGCAGCCCGACGTCGGTACCCCCGCTCCCTGCGGCAAGGTGATCTGGGGAGACGACCTGCTCGCTGTAGATCGCGAAGCCTGCCGGGTGGCAGGCGAAGGGATGCCTGCTTATCTGGAGCTTATCGATCGAACCTAG
- a CDS encoding GNAT family N-acetyltransferase yields the protein MLPVIETARLQLRPLMLADEDEMYALWSDSEVVRYTSETPLAREVVQEMTRRWIQYNQHSGHGAWAIVVRESGAFAGYCFLRFLQETPDTELGYGLGQPFWGKGYMSETVRAVLDYGLGMGLTRIVAVAMPENIASWRVMEKCGMRYEGLKEYKSAMGKCYMDKYYALESSFATISQTPP from the coding sequence ATGTTGCCAGTGATCGAGACGGCCAGACTGCAGCTTCGGCCCCTGATGCTCGCGGATGAAGACGAAATGTACGCGCTCTGGAGTGATTCGGAGGTGGTTCGTTACACTTCCGAGACACCCCTCGCGCGCGAAGTCGTCCAGGAGATGACCCGACGCTGGATACAGTACAACCAGCATTCCGGCCACGGTGCCTGGGCGATTGTCGTCCGGGAGTCCGGGGCGTTCGCGGGTTATTGCTTTTTGAGGTTTTTGCAGGAGACCCCCGACACCGAACTGGGCTACGGTCTGGGTCAACCCTTCTGGGGCAAGGGCTACATGAGCGAGACGGTGCGCGCCGTGCTCGACTACGGTTTAGGGATGGGCTTGACGCGCATCGTCGCTGTCGCCATGCCCGAAAACATTGCCTCCTGGCGGGTGATGGAAAAATGCGGCATGCGCTACGAGGGCCTCAAAGAGTACAAGAGCGCCATGGGCAAGTGCTACATGGATAAGTATTACGCCCTCGAAAGCAGCTTCGCTACGATCAGCCAAACTCCGCCATAA
- a CDS encoding 7-carboxy-7-deazaguanine synthase QueE, protein MNAASTIVKPVSAQSIPVQETFGPTIQGEGYWAGAVVDFIRLYGCPVGCPWCDTGYAEGGAQLPREVRTFADLILKLQSPRVVISGGEPFIHAALPALVEAIGRTGRAVSIETSGAFWQPVPDWAWVTLSPKEHVSPRHPVNPQMWRRANEVKIVIASGEELDFYRRFLPPGVPVSLQPEWEERERTLPLTLELLKAHPRYRLSVQLHKYLQVP, encoded by the coding sequence AGCATCCCGGTGCAGGAAACCTTTGGCCCTACTATTCAGGGCGAAGGGTACTGGGCGGGTGCTGTGGTCGATTTCATCCGCCTTTACGGCTGCCCGGTCGGGTGTCCCTGGTGCGACACGGGTTACGCCGAGGGCGGCGCCCAACTGCCGCGCGAGGTGCGGACGTTTGCGGACTTGATCTTGAAGCTGCAGTCGCCGCGGGTGGTCATCTCCGGGGGGGAACCGTTCATCCATGCCGCCCTACCGGCTCTGGTCGAGGCGATCGGCAGGACCGGCCGGGCCGTGTCAATCGAGACATCGGGGGCCTTCTGGCAGCCGGTGCCCGATTGGGCCTGGGTGACCCTCAGCCCCAAAGAACACGTCTCCCCCCGCCATCCGGTGAACCCGCAGATGTGGCGGCGGGCCAACGAGGTCAAAATCGTGATTGCCAGCGGCGAGGAACTCGATTTTTACCGGCGCTTTTTGCCGCCGGGGGTGCCCGTCTCGCTGCAGCCGGAGTGGGAGGAGCGCGAGCGCACGCTGCCTCTGACCCTTGAATTGCTCAAAGCCCATCCCCGCTACCGGCTCTCGGTGCAGTTGCACAAATACCTCCAGGTGCCGTGA
- a CDS encoding gluconokinase, whose product MVIIVLGVSGAGKSRFGCALAADLGWRFADGDDFHAPEAVAKMRNAQPLDDADRAPWLVRMRLGIEGWLARGESVVLACSALKENYRRLLRGSDEPVEFVYLKISPELATERVRGRAVSDGHFMPPELLKSQFETLEEPEQAVVIDMDRLETISRQIAQVRYALAL is encoded by the coding sequence ATGGTCATCATCGTGCTAGGTGTCTCCGGTGCCGGCAAGAGCCGGTTTGGCTGCGCTCTTGCAGCCGACTTGGGCTGGCGCTTTGCCGATGGAGATGACTTTCACGCCCCCGAAGCCGTCGCCAAGATGCGCAACGCTCAGCCCCTCGACGACGCAGACCGTGCTCCCTGGCTGGTGCGGATGCGGCTGGGGATCGAGGGCTGGTTGGCGCGGGGCGAAAGTGTCGTATTGGCTTGCTCGGCTCTCAAAGAAAATTACCGTCGCCTGCTGCGGGGCAGCGATGAGCCGGTTGAGTTCGTTTATCTCAAGATCAGCCCGGAGCTTGCCACTGAACGGGTGCGCGGGCGAGCGGTAAGCGACGGGCACTTTATGCCGCCAGAACTGCTCAAAAGCCAGTTCGAGACGCTTGAGGAACCCGAGCAGGCCGTGGTCATCGACATGGACAGGTTGGAGACGATATCGCGCCAGATAGCTCAGGTGCGATACGCGCTCGCTCTTTGA